One part of the Mycosarcoma maydis chromosome 18, whole genome shotgun sequence genome encodes these proteins:
- a CDS encoding E3 ubiquitin-protein ligase HEL2 encodes MSAAHESKPPPSSRGARGARGGGRRANFGGSLTSSDSNRVASSSSRARSNNPSRAPRPSKHHAESNDASTAVGTLATVPVEAAQPQCNAQDDHNSGDNDNDELPPEAELCFICADPIKLVSVARCDHRTCHICALRLRILYKKDECTFCKSKIDRLIFTSSLTKSFSDFEPADIPYTDKKLPISFETKEALEESVLLLRYNCPDPNCEVACTGWKDYKAHIRRDHHRLVCQLCISNKKIFAHEHTLHTEQSLVAHEKAEHRLCEYDRQLFYSDDELFTHMRDRHEQCHICKASGSDEERWKYYRDYDMLEKHFRRDHWLCENSQCLQDKFQVFANEMDFKAHQLEKHGNELSTRERREALRIDAGFTYDDGATDAGLSFGGRGGKKGKARAQPSTAPATASAAEASGSNNRDVLRVSTLASRPHVPGAGPANHESRRAMFGSGLTNAPTPQLVSTDPARTVAETRSVEQRHQAYMDQVTAMLGTSESRITSFRHAVRVFNKGESSARDLISTLHSLVGDLDRCAPLVKGLMELVDDADKTNALREAWDQYRNERTQFPSLTPAGSSVAIAAGTRSAGAGAGAGAGQRRGTLRSMKNSSAASSSLVWDNVERAASASSGHGSGGPVALRQHFPALTSSGPKPTASIPGSLAHAVAHAMPARANSSHPRSTSSAASNSASTTPKPFVERVHSTHSSGSVARGSGGFPSLPSNADRARLNAHKRALFASKSSTAPVSASLSGTSTPSASAWSAQAAERMDDFPEMATNRAGALDLDGLADALGASLRDSSTKARRNKGVQMMTLGGVHRG; translated from the coding sequence ATGAGTGCAGCACACGAGTCAAagccaccaccatcctccCGCGGCGCACGAGGCGCACGGGGTGGCGGTCGACGTGCCAACTTTGGAGGCTCCCTCACCTCTTCCGACTCAAATCGTGtcgcaagctcaagctccCGAGCGCGCTCCAACAACCCTTCAAGAGCGCCTAGGCCATCAAAGCATCATGCCGAGTCGAACGATGCTTCCACAGCGGTTGGCACTCTCGCCACTGTTCCAGTCGAAGCCGCTCAGCCCCAGTGCAATGCCCAAGATGACCATAACAGCGGcgacaacgacaacgatgaACTGCCTCCGGAAGCCGAGCTTTGCTTCATCTGTGCCGACccgatcaagctcgtctcggtGGCTCGGTGCGACCATCGCACTTGTCACATCTGTGCGCTTCGTCTGCGCATCCTCTACAAAAAAGACGAGTGCACGTTTTGCAAATCCAAGATTGACCGACTCATCTTCACCTCGTCCTTGACAAAAAGCTTCTCGGACTTTGAACCGGCCGACATCCCTTACACGGACAAAAAGCTTCCTATCAGCTTCGAAACCAAagaggcgctcgaggaaTCCGTCCTGCTCTTACGCTATAACTGCCCGGATCCTAACTGCGAAGTTGCTTGCACCGGCTGGAAGGACTACAAGGCACACATTCGTCGCGACCACCATCGTCTCGTCTGCCAACTCTGCATCTCAAACAAGAAGATCTTTGCACATGAACACACGCTTCACACTGAGCagtcgctcgtcgctcacGAGAAAGCCGAACACCGACTGTGCGAGTATGATCGCCAACTCTTCtacagcgacgacgagttgTTTACACACATGCGCGACAGGCACGAACAGTGTCACATCTGCAAAGCGTCTGGcagcgacgaagagcgTTGGAAGTATTATCGCGATTACGACATGCTCGAAAAGCATTTCAGGAGGGATCACTGGCTGTGCGAAAACAGCCAGTGTTTGCAGGACAAGTTCCAGGTGTTTGCCAACGAGATGGACTTTAAAGCGCATCAATTGGAAAAGCATGGCAACGAGTTGAGCACCAGAGAGAGGAGGGAGGCGttgcgcatcgacgctggctTTACCTACGATGACGGTGCTACGGATGCTGGCTTGTCGTTTGGCGGTAGGGGTGGTAAGAAAGGCAAAGCACGAGCTCAACCAAGTACAGCGCCAGCGACAGCGTCAGCGGCAGAAGCCTCGGGTTCGAACAACCGCGACGTTCTGCGCGTTTCAACGCTTGCTTCGCGACCGCACGTTCCCGGCGCTGGTCCTGCCAACCACGAATCTCGACGTGCCATGTTCGGCTCCGGGCTCACCAACGCTCCAACGCCGCAGCTGGTGTCGACGGATCCTGCTCGCACCGTTGCCGAGACGCGCTCGGTTGAACAACGTCACCAAGCGTACATGGACCAAGTGACTGCGATGCTAGGCACGTCCGAATCGCGCATCACCTCATTCCGACACGCAGTGCGTGTGTTCAACAAGGGCGAATCGTCGGCGCGCGATCTGATCTCGACGTTGCACTCGCTCGTTGGCGATTTGGACAGATGTGCACCTCTCGTCAAAGGACTGATGGAGCTTGTGGATGATGCGGACAAGACCAACGCATTGCGTGAGGCGTGGGATCAGTATCGGAACGAACGCACCCAATTTCCTTCGCTCACGCCAGCGGGTAGCAGTGTAGCGATTGCGGCTGGTACACGATCTGCTGGAGCTGGGGCTGGGGCTGGAGCAGGTCAACGCCGAGGCACGCTTCGGAGTATGAAGAACTCGTCGGCTGCGTCGTCGAGTCTGGTCTGGGACAATGTTGAGCGtgctgcatcggcgagTTCGGGACATGGATCCGGTGGACCAGTGGCGCTTCGGCAGCATTTTCCGGCTCTCACATCCAGTGGTCCCAAGCCGACGGCTTCGATTCCCGGGTCGCTTGCACATGCGGTTGCGCACGCTATGCCAGCACGTGCCAATTCGAGCCATCCCAGATCGACATCATCCGCTGCGTCGAACAGTGCATCGACTACGCCGAAACCGTTTGTTGAACGTGTACACTCGACGCATTCGTCTGGCAGTGTGGCTCGGGGCTCGGGCGGGTTtccgagcttgccgagtAATGCGGATCGGGCAAGGTTGAACGCACACAAACGTGCACTTTTCgcgagcaagtcgagcacCGCTCCGGTCAGTGCGAGTCTGTCCGGTACGAGCACTCCGTCCGCATCGGCGTGGTCAGCACAGGCGGCGGAGAGGATGGATGATTTTCCGGAAATGGCTACGAATCGCGCAGGcgctctcgatctcgatggGCTCGCAGATGCACTGGGCGCGTCGTTGCGAGACAGCTCGACAAAGGCGAGGCGGAACAAGGGTGTGCAGATGATGACTCTTGGTGGCGTGCATCGTGGATAG
- a CDS encoding putative translation initiation factor eIF4A has translation MSKPEDTSAAAAAPAGEAGNNLNIADGEIESNWETVIDNFDNMELKEELLRGVYAYGFERPSAIQARAIVPVIKGHDVIAQAQSGTGKTATFSIAILQRIDPSIKAVQALILAPTRELAQQIQKVVIALGDYMKIDCHACIGGTNVREDMAKLNEGAQVVVGTPGRVYDMINRRAFKTDQLKMFCLDEADEMLSRGFKDQMYEVFQLLPQDTQCVLLSATMPQEVLEVTKKFMRDPIRILVKRDELTLEGIKQFYVAVEKEDWKLDTLCDLYETVTITQAVIFCNTRRKVDWLTDKLTSREFTVSAMHGDMEQAQREVIMREFRSGSSRVLITTDLLARGIDVQQVSLVINYDLPSNRENYIHRIGRGGRFGRKGVAINFVTSDDVRMLRDIEQFYSTQIDEMPLNVADLI, from the exons ATGTCTAA GCCCGAGGACActtccgccgccgccgctgcccCTGCTGGCGAGGCTGGCAACAACCTCAACATCGCCGatggcgagatcgagtccAACTGGGAGACCGTCATTGACAACTTTGACAACATGGAGCTCAAGGAGGAGCTTCTCCGTGGTGTCTACGCCTACGGTTTCGAGCGTCCCTCGGCGATTCAGGCGCGTGCTATCGTCCCCGTCATCAAGGGTCACGATGTGATTGCTCAGGCTCAGTCCGGTACCGGCAAGACCGCCACCTTCTCGATCGCCATTCTGCAGCGCATCGACCCTAGCATCAAGGCCGTCCAGGCGCTCATCCTTGCCCCCACTCGTGAGCTCGCCCAGCAGATCCAGAAGGTCGTCATCGCACTCGGCGACTACATGAAGATCGACTGCCACGCCTGCATCGGTGGTACCAACGTTCGTGAGGACATGGCCAAGCTCAATGAGGGCGCCcaggtcgtcgtcggcacTCCCGGTCGTGTCTACGACATGATCAACCGTCGTGCTTTCAAGACGGACCAGCTCAAGATGTTCTGcctcgacgaggccgacgagatgctctcGCGTGGTTTCAAGGACCAGATGTACGAGGTCTTCCAGCTCCTGCCCCAGGACACCCAGTGTGTCTTGCTCTCGGCTACCATGCCTCAGGAGGTTCTCGAGGTCACCAAAAAGTTCATGCGCGACCCCATCCGCATTCTCGTCAAGCGTGACGAGCTGACCCTGGAAGGTATCAAGCAGTTCTACGTTGCCGTCGAAAAGGAGGACTGGAAGCTCGACACGCTTTGCGATCTCTACGAGAccgtcaccatcacccAGGCCGTCATCTTCTGCAACACTCGCCGAAAGGTCGACTGGTTGACCGACAAGCTCACTTCGCGTGAGTTCACCGTCTCTGCCATGCACGGCGACATGGAGCAGGCGCAGCGTGAGGTCATCATGCGCGAGTTCCGCTCGGGCTCGTCGCGTGTCTTGATCACCACcgacttgctcgctcgtggTATCGACGTGCAGCAGGTTTCGTTGGTCATCAACTACGATCTTCCCAGCAACAGGGAGAACTACATTCACCGTATCGGCCGTGGTGGTCGTTTCGGTCGTAAGGGTGTTGCCATCAACTTTGTCACGAGCGATGACGTGCGTATGCTCCGTGACATTGAGCAGTTCTACTCGAcccagatcgacgagatgccGCTCAACGTTGCCGATCTCATCTAA